A stretch of the Microtus ochrogaster isolate Prairie Vole_2 linkage group LG2, MicOch1.0, whole genome shotgun sequence genome encodes the following:
- the LOC101982886 gene encoding cytochrome c oxidase subunit 5B, mitochondrial gives MASRLLRGVGALAAQALRARGPHGAVATRSMASRGGGVPTDEEQATGLEREIMIASEKGLDPYNMLPPKAASGTKEDPNLVPSITNKRIVGCICEEDNCTVIWFWLHRGETQRCPSCGTHYKLVPHQLAH, from the exons ATGGCTTCAAGGTTACTTCGCGGAGTGGGCGCTCTGGCGGCTCAGGCCCTAAGGGCCCGCGGGCCCCATGGCGCGGTTGCGACGCGCTCCATGGCTTCTAGAG GTGGTGGTGTTCCTACTGATGAGGAGCAggctacagggctggagagggagatCATGATAGCCTCAGAGAAGGGACTG GATCCATACAATATGCTACCTCCGAAGGCAGCTTCAGGCACCAAGGAAGATCCTAATTTAGTCCCGTCCATCACCAACAAGCGGATAGTGGGCTGCATCT GTGAAGAGGACAACTGTACCGTCATCTGGTTTTGGCTGCATAGAGGCGAGACTCAGCGGTGCCCAAGCTGTGGAACCCATTATAAGCTGGTGCCCCACCAACTGGCCCACTGA